Proteins encoded by one window of Nisaea sediminum:
- a CDS encoding M24 family metallopeptidase, with protein MEMDWHAERTDLADLSLLDTENAGEPIDLVAVRAYRLGRVRTEMAKRGIAACVLHDQVNIRYATGARNMQIFSSRNTGRYLLLTERDAILYEFTGAMHLANGLETLTEVRPAITASFVAAGAKIAERERLWARETAAALRELVGAGATVGVERMNAGAAAALAAEGFRLVDAQEPVEMARCIKSPEEMKCVRASLRATEKGVARLRDAIRPGLTENALWSILHQSVIEQDGDYVETRLLNSGPRTNPWFQETGPRVIGEDELIALDTDVVGCHGYYADFSRTFHSGPGKPSAMQRELYRTAHEQVHYNMAIIKPGMTFRDYADRAWEIPERYFANRYYLSSHGVGMTGEYPYLYHRADFPDAGYDGVIEPGMTLCVESFIGEEAVGEGVKLEQQILVTENGIELLSQFPFEDRLLG; from the coding sequence ATGGAAATGGACTGGCACGCGGAGCGCACGGATCTGGCCGATCTGTCACTGCTCGACACCGAAAACGCCGGCGAGCCGATCGATCTCGTCGCAGTCCGCGCCTACCGGCTCGGCCGGGTCAGAACGGAGATGGCAAAGCGCGGCATCGCCGCCTGCGTCCTGCATGATCAGGTCAATATCCGCTACGCCACCGGCGCGCGGAACATGCAGATCTTCAGCTCCAGAAATACCGGACGTTATCTTCTGCTGACCGAGCGCGATGCGATCCTCTACGAATTCACCGGCGCCATGCATCTGGCCAACGGGCTGGAAACGCTCACAGAGGTTCGTCCGGCCATCACCGCGAGTTTCGTCGCGGCCGGCGCAAAGATCGCCGAGCGGGAGCGGCTCTGGGCGCGCGAGACCGCCGCCGCCCTCCGCGAACTGGTCGGCGCCGGAGCGACCGTCGGCGTCGAGCGCATGAATGCCGGCGCTGCGGCGGCGCTGGCGGCGGAAGGTTTCAGGCTGGTCGATGCGCAGGAGCCGGTCGAGATGGCCCGCTGCATCAAATCTCCGGAAGAAATGAAATGCGTCCGCGCCTCGCTTCGCGCCACGGAGAAAGGCGTCGCCAGACTGCGCGACGCGATCCGCCCCGGACTGACCGAGAACGCGCTCTGGTCCATCCTGCACCAGTCGGTAATCGAACAGGACGGCGATTACGTGGAGACGCGGCTTCTGAACTCCGGGCCGCGGACCAATCCGTGGTTCCAGGAGACCGGCCCGCGGGTGATCGGCGAGGACGAACTCATCGCCCTCGATACCGACGTGGTCGGCTGCCACGGCTACTACGCCGATTTCTCCCGCACCTTTCATTCAGGCCCCGGCAAACCCAGCGCCATGCAGCGCGAGCTCTACAGGACTGCGCATGAGCAGGTGCACTACAATATGGCCATCATCAAGCCGGGGATGACGTTCCGGGACTATGCGGATCGCGCGTGGGAGATTCCGGAGAGATACTTCGCCAACCGCTACTACCTGTCCTCTCATGGAGTCGGCATGACCGGGGAGTATCCCTACCTTTACCACCGCGCCGACTTTCCCGACGCAGGTTATGACGGAGTGATCGAACCCGGCATGACGCTCTGCGTCGAGAGCTTCATCGGCGAGGAAGCCGTCGGTGAAGGCGTGAAGCTGGAACAGCAGATCCTTGTGACCGAGAACGGTATCGAGCTGCTGTCACAGTTCCCGTTCGAGGACCGCCTGCTCGGGTGA
- a CDS encoding DUF1223 domain-containing protein, which translates to MTIGDSNRGCGVPILSCMKTSRRRLLGGLAALGSTGALGLAGLARSTRTSQAQSRAMGPIVLELFTSQGCSSCPPADRLLGELAMEPDVLALAYHVDYWNYIGWKDPFSSKAMSERQHRYGRAMRLSSIYTPQLVIDGEVDLVGSRRGQVMAELEERRGAAPGTGVGVTLEPDGTEFVLTLSPWGESSMAGADLFLVGSDERHVTEVPRGENRGRTLEDFAVVRFYAPLGAWDGKAMKYRIPKTAIRMRSERLSILVQAAGQGRIYGAGTLDLRTV; encoded by the coding sequence GTGACCATCGGTGATTCGAACCGCGGCTGTGGCGTGCCTATTCTCTCTTGCATGAAAACCTCGCGACGCAGACTGCTCGGCGGCCTCGCCGCCCTTGGCAGCACCGGTGCGCTCGGCCTTGCCGGTCTGGCGCGCTCCACCCGGACCTCGCAGGCGCAGAGCCGCGCCATGGGTCCGATCGTGCTCGAACTCTTCACCAGTCAGGGCTGCTCCTCCTGCCCGCCGGCCGACCGGCTGCTTGGCGAGCTGGCGATGGAGCCGGACGTCCTCGCGCTCGCCTACCACGTCGATTACTGGAACTATATCGGCTGGAAGGACCCGTTCTCCTCCAAGGCCATGAGTGAGCGCCAGCACCGTTACGGACGCGCCATGCGGCTCTCCAGCATCTATACCCCGCAGCTGGTGATCGACGGCGAGGTCGATTTGGTCGGCTCGCGCCGCGGGCAGGTTATGGCGGAGCTGGAAGAGCGCCGCGGGGCGGCGCCCGGGACCGGTGTCGGGGTTACGCTGGAGCCGGACGGGACGGAATTCGTCCTGACGCTCTCGCCTTGGGGCGAAAGCAGCATGGCGGGTGCCGATCTGTTTCTCGTCGGCTCGGACGAGCGGCACGTGACCGAGGTGCCCCGGGGCGAGAACCGCGGACGCACCCTCGAGGATTTTGCCGTCGTCCGTTTCTACGCGCCGCTCGGAGCCTGGGACGGCAAGGCGATGAAGTACCGGATCCCAAAGACGGCGATTAGAATGCGTTCTGAGAGGCTCTCTATACTGGTACAGGCTGCGGGGCAGGGACGGATCTACGGCGCCGGCACGCTGGATCTACGCACCGTCTAG
- a CDS encoding SDR family oxidoreductase, with amino-acid sequence MKKAIVTGHSKGLGAGIAAALLEGGYNVLGLSRSALPGFESGLEQVALDLGDTAALSHWLESDELADFLEHAESAVLVNNAGIVEPIAPLGRQGASAIARAVTVNVSAALILADAFVAATESVADRRLVHISSGAGRHAYTGWSVYCATKAALDHHVRGVADDGIAGLKVESLAPGVIDTGMQATIRSTPEEDFALRERFVGLKESGALGDPETVGAKIAAHVTGPKFGAELVTDIREL; translated from the coding sequence ATGAAGAAGGCCATCGTCACCGGACACAGCAAGGGCCTCGGCGCGGGGATCGCGGCCGCTTTGCTGGAAGGCGGATACAACGTGCTCGGCCTGTCCCGCTCGGCGCTGCCGGGCTTCGAGTCAGGGCTCGAACAGGTTGCACTTGATCTCGGCGATACCGCGGCCCTGTCGCACTGGCTCGAGAGCGACGAGCTCGCGGATTTCCTGGAACATGCCGAGTCTGCGGTGCTGGTGAACAACGCCGGTATCGTCGAGCCGATCGCGCCGCTCGGACGGCAGGGCGCGTCGGCGATCGCCCGGGCGGTGACGGTGAATGTCAGCGCCGCGCTGATTCTCGCCGATGCCTTCGTCGCCGCGACGGAGAGCGTTGCCGATCGCCGGCTGGTGCATATTTCCAGCGGGGCAGGGCGGCATGCCTATACCGGCTGGAGTGTCTATTGCGCGACCAAGGCGGCGCTCGACCATCATGTTCGCGGCGTCGCCGATGACGGCATTGCGGGGCTCAAGGTGGAAAGTCTCGCGCCCGGCGTGATCGATACCGGAATGCAGGCCACCATCCGGTCGACCCCGGAAGAGGATTTCGCGCTGCGTGAGCGCTTCGTCGGGCTGAAGGAGAGCGGTGCGCTCGGCGACCCGGAGACGGTCGGCGCTAAGATCGCGGCCCATGTGACCGGCCCGAAATTCGGCGCCGAGCTGGTGACTGACATCCGGGAGCTGTGA
- a CDS encoding SHOCT domain-containing protein, with the protein MKTLVPVLASAAAVAAAFPANADPADGYGYHPMMMGGWFMGPFMMLLFVVILIAAALFAARHFSFAPKGDGDKALAILRERFARGEIDKEEFEQRRKLLE; encoded by the coding sequence ATGAAGACCCTTGTTCCCGTTCTGGCATCCGCGGCTGCCGTCGCGGCTGCCTTTCCCGCCAATGCCGATCCCGCCGACGGCTACGGCTACCACCCGATGATGATGGGCGGCTGGTTCATGGGCCCGTTCATGATGCTGCTGTTCGTCGTGATCCTGATCGCCGCCGCGCTCTTCGCTGCGCGCCACTTTAGCTTCGCGCCGAAAGGCGACGGAGACAAGGCGCTGGCGATCCTGCGCGAGCGCTTCGCCAGGGGCGAGATAGACAAGGAGGAATTCGAGCAGCGGCGCAAACTGCTCGAGTAA
- the ftsH gene encoding ATP-dependent zinc metalloprotease FtsH yields the protein MADDDDEKDPKPLIKWALLIGLFFALLAFSQLLTTGEKAAPKSYSEFKALVGAGRVESVTFEGARIHGMLRDGAATTPFSSYLPPTGDPDLLATLEARGVEVRSEPADDGTSWLVSLLPWLLIFGVWYFLWFRMSGSMMGGMGRGGVGDILRGRTEPVKKAKIPKIRFADVAGQENAKAEVSELLEFLRDAERYQKLGAEVPHGILLQGPPGTGKTMLARALAGEAGVPFFHMSASEFIEMFVGVGASRVRNLFDAAKKAQPSIVFIDELDSVGRVRGAGLGGGHDEREQTLNQILAEMDGFEGHEAVVVLAATNRPDVLDPALLRPGRFDRHVTLELPDLAGREAILKVHTRNVPLADGVDLHKVATGTPGFSGADLKNLVNEAAMAAARESLTRVEARHFDAMRDRIIMGAVRTLAIHEDERHRLAVHESGHTAVAYFLPLADPLHKVTIIPRGRSLGSTHQLPEIERHTLPEEYLKERLAVILGGRAAEQVFLGSVSSGADEDIRMATQIARSMVGRWGMSEEVGPVDVRESESHPFLGREMAQPRSFSEATAALADKAVKRYLVEAEAQAVELLKQNEPKVARLIADLEERETLDRNEIAVCLGPKEVAAGSRKAPKPVSESGKTSESGKVPEEKDGA from the coding sequence ATGGCCGACGACGACGACGAGAAGGACCCGAAGCCGCTCATCAAATGGGCGCTGCTGATCGGCCTCTTCTTCGCCCTGCTCGCCTTCTCGCAGCTGCTGACGACCGGAGAGAAGGCGGCACCGAAGAGCTATTCCGAGTTCAAGGCGCTGGTCGGCGCTGGCCGGGTCGAGAGCGTCACCTTCGAGGGCGCCAGGATCCACGGCATGCTGCGCGACGGCGCGGCGACGACTCCGTTCTCCTCCTACCTGCCGCCGACCGGCGATCCGGATCTGCTCGCCACGCTGGAGGCGCGCGGTGTCGAGGTCCGTTCCGAGCCGGCCGACGATGGCACCTCCTGGCTGGTCTCGCTGCTGCCCTGGCTGCTGATCTTCGGCGTCTGGTACTTCCTCTGGTTCCGCATGTCGGGCTCGATGATGGGCGGCATGGGACGGGGCGGGGTCGGCGACATCCTGCGCGGCCGCACCGAGCCGGTGAAGAAGGCGAAGATCCCGAAGATCCGTTTCGCCGACGTCGCGGGGCAGGAGAACGCCAAGGCCGAGGTCTCCGAGCTGCTCGAGTTCCTGCGCGACGCCGAGCGTTATCAGAAGCTCGGCGCCGAGGTGCCGCACGGCATCCTGCTGCAGGGCCCGCCCGGCACCGGCAAGACCATGCTGGCGCGCGCGCTCGCCGGCGAGGCGGGGGTGCCGTTCTTCCACATGTCGGCCTCCGAGTTCATCGAGATGTTCGTCGGCGTCGGCGCCAGCCGGGTGCGCAACCTGTTCGACGCGGCAAAGAAGGCGCAGCCCTCCATCGTCTTCATCGACGAGCTCGACAGCGTCGGCCGGGTGCGCGGCGCCGGGCTCGGCGGCGGGCATGACGAGCGCGAGCAGACGCTGAACCAGATCCTCGCCGAGATGGACGGTTTCGAGGGGCACGAGGCGGTGGTGGTGCTGGCCGCGACCAACCGGCCGGACGTGCTCGACCCGGCGCTGCTCCGCCCCGGCCGCTTCGACCGGCATGTGACGCTGGAGCTGCCGGACCTCGCGGGCCGCGAGGCGATCCTCAAGGTCCACACCCGCAACGTGCCGCTCGCGGACGGCGTCGATTTGCACAAGGTCGCGACCGGGACGCCGGGCTTTTCCGGCGCGGATCTCAAGAACCTGGTGAACGAGGCGGCGATGGCGGCGGCGCGGGAGAGCCTGACCCGGGTCGAGGCGCGGCATTTCGATGCCATGCGCGACCGCATCATCATGGGCGCGGTGCGCACGCTGGCGATCCACGAGGACGAGCGGCACCGGCTTGCGGTGCACGAGAGCGGGCATACGGCGGTCGCCTATTTCCTGCCGCTCGCCGATCCGCTGCACAAGGTGACGATCATCCCGCGCGGCCGCTCGCTCGGCAGCACGCACCAGCTTCCGGAGATCGAGCGCCACACCCTGCCGGAGGAATATCTGAAAGAGCGGCTCGCGGTCATTCTCGGCGGCCGGGCGGCGGAGCAGGTCTTCCTCGGCTCGGTCAGTTCCGGCGCGGACGAGGATATCCGCATGGCGACGCAGATCGCCCGCTCCATGGTCGGGCGCTGGGGCATGTCGGAGGAGGTCGGTCCGGTCGACGTGCGCGAGAGCGAGTCGCATCCCTTCCTCGGCCGCGAAATGGCGCAGCCGCGCAGCTTCTCCGAGGCGACGGCGGCGCTCGCCGACAAAGCGGTGAAACGCTATCTCGTCGAGGCGGAGGCGCAAGCCGTCGAGCTGCTGAAACAGAACGAGCCCAAGGTCGCCAGGCTGATTGCGGACCTGGAGGAACGCGAGACCCTCGATCGCAACGAGATCGCGGTCTGTCTCGGCCCGAAGGAAGTCGCCGCCGGCTCCAGGAAAGCGCCGAAGCCGGTGTCCGAAAGCGGCAAGACGTCGGAGAGTGGCAAGGTGCCGGAAGAGAAGGACGGCGCCTGA
- a CDS encoding YgaP family membrane protein, producing MTANVGNLDRLARLVLGLVLIVAPFLLDLAIFANPLVKWGLPVVGLVFAGTALIRFCPLYAIFGIRTRSEN from the coding sequence ATGACTGCGAATGTCGGAAACCTTGACCGTCTGGCCCGCCTCGTGCTCGGCCTCGTCCTGATCGTTGCGCCCTTCCTGCTCGACCTCGCCATTTTCGCCAACCCGCTGGTGAAATGGGGGCTGCCCGTCGTCGGCCTGGTCTTCGCCGGTACCGCATTGATCCGTTTCTGTCCGCTCTACGCGATCTTCGGGATCAGGACGCGCTCGGAGAATTAA
- a CDS encoding Crp/Fnr family transcriptional regulator encodes MADWIEQFPGLSRLDGDLREMLVRQSRVVEVPQGTVIFGPGKAPENLLLLLAGVVRVQQVAENGREIVLYRVHAHESCVLTTACLLAYEDYSAEGIAETDVSAVAIPRAVFDEMIARSADFRRFVFTAYSKRITDLFTVIEEIAFRRLDLRLAAKLLERSDPAGDVLLTHQQLAVELGTAREVISRQLQEFIRRGWVTAGRGRVHVTDADALGAFAQSA; translated from the coding sequence GTGGCGGACTGGATCGAACAATTTCCGGGACTTTCCCGCCTGGATGGCGACCTGCGCGAGATGCTTGTCCGCCAGAGTCGCGTCGTCGAGGTTCCGCAGGGGACCGTTATCTTCGGACCGGGCAAGGCGCCTGAGAATCTTCTGCTGCTGCTCGCAGGCGTGGTCCGGGTCCAGCAGGTGGCGGAGAACGGCCGCGAGATCGTGCTCTACCGGGTACATGCGCACGAGAGCTGCGTGCTGACCACGGCCTGTCTGCTCGCCTACGAGGATTACAGTGCCGAGGGGATCGCGGAGACGGACGTCTCGGCGGTCGCGATCCCGCGCGCCGTGTTCGACGAGATGATCGCCCGCTCCGCCGACTTCCGGCGTTTCGTCTTCACTGCCTATTCGAAACGGATCACCGATCTCTTCACGGTGATCGAGGAGATTGCCTTCCGCCGCCTCGACCTGCGCCTCGCCGCCAAGCTGCTGGAGCGATCCGATCCGGCGGGGGATGTGCTGCTGACCCACCAGCAGCTCGCGGTCGAGCTCGGCACCGCACGAGAGGTCATTTCCCGCCAGTTGCAGGAGTTCATCCGCCGGGGATGGGTCACCGCCGGGCGCGGCCGCGTCCATGTGACGGATGCGGACGCCCTCGGTGCCTTCGCCCAATCCGCCTGA
- a CDS encoding SulP family inorganic anion transporter, protein MSETAKVGASKFARYLPILDWGARYDRGALTSDLVAAVIVTIMLIPQSLAYALLAGLPAEMGLYASILPLVAYAIFGTSRALAVGPVAVVSLMTAAAIGNLGVTDPATYAAAAIVLALLSGLMLMAMGVLRLGFLANFLSHPVIAGFITASGMIIAASQLKHILGIKASGHNLLDLLIDLGRNLPNLNPATATIGVGATLFLFWVRKGLKPLLIRFGLRPRMADILAKAGPVAAVAVTTLLCWGIGLEGQGVAIVGSVPQGLPPLTLPTFDAELWTGLAGSALLISVIGFVESVSVAQTLAAKKRQRIVPDQELIGLGASNVAAAVTGGYPVTGGFARSVVNFDAGAETPAAGAFTAIGICLAALALTPLLFFLPKATLAATIIVAVLSLVDFSILKRTWIYSKADFAAVAVTMALTLGVGVEIGVSAGVLLSILLFLFKTSRPHIAEVGLVPGTQHFRNIRRHAVQTVPSVLTIRVDESLYFANARYLEDYLYDRVAGDRGLKHVILMCSAVNEVDSSALESLEAINNRLQAMGVSFHLSEVKGPVMDRLQRAHFLDELTGRVFLSQYEAATELDPSLLQQTPQLRKIA, encoded by the coding sequence ATGTCCGAGACTGCGAAGGTGGGCGCCAGCAAGTTCGCCCGCTATCTGCCGATCCTCGACTGGGGCGCGCGCTATGACAGGGGCGCGCTGACCAGCGATCTGGTGGCGGCGGTGATCGTCACCATCATGCTGATCCCGCAATCGCTCGCCTATGCGCTGCTCGCGGGGCTCCCGGCGGAGATGGGGCTCTATGCCTCGATCCTGCCGCTCGTCGCCTATGCGATCTTCGGCACCAGCCGGGCGCTCGCCGTCGGGCCGGTCGCGGTGGTCTCGCTGATGACCGCGGCCGCGATCGGCAATCTCGGCGTGACCGATCCGGCGACCTATGCCGCGGCGGCCATCGTGCTGGCGCTGCTCTCCGGCCTGATGCTGATGGCGATGGGGGTGCTCCGGCTCGGTTTCCTCGCCAATTTCCTCAGTCACCCGGTGATCGCCGGATTCATCACCGCCTCCGGCATGATCATCGCCGCGAGCCAGCTGAAACATATCCTCGGGATCAAGGCCTCCGGCCACAACCTGCTGGATCTCCTGATCGACCTTGGCCGCAACCTGCCGAACCTGAACCCGGCGACCGCCACCATAGGCGTCGGCGCGACGCTCTTCCTGTTCTGGGTCAGGAAGGGGCTGAAGCCGCTGCTGATCCGTTTCGGTCTGCGCCCGCGGATGGCCGACATCCTCGCCAAGGCGGGGCCGGTTGCCGCCGTCGCGGTGACCACGTTGCTTTGTTGGGGTATCGGGCTCGAGGGGCAGGGGGTCGCCATTGTCGGATCGGTGCCGCAGGGCCTGCCGCCGCTGACCCTGCCCACCTTCGATGCCGAGCTCTGGACCGGCCTCGCCGGCTCCGCCCTGCTGATCTCCGTCATCGGCTTTGTCGAGTCCGTCTCGGTCGCCCAGACGCTCGCGGCGAAGAAGCGCCAGCGCATCGTGCCGGACCAGGAGCTGATCGGGCTCGGCGCCTCGAACGTCGCCGCGGCGGTGACCGGCGGCTATCCCGTGACCGGCGGCTTCGCCCGCTCGGTGGTAAATTTCGACGCCGGCGCGGAGACCCCGGCCGCCGGTGCTTTCACCGCCATCGGCATCTGTCTCGCCGCACTCGCCCTGACGCCGCTGCTCTTCTTCCTGCCGAAGGCAACGCTTGCCGCGACGATCATCGTCGCCGTCCTTTCGCTGGTGGATTTCTCGATCCTGAAGCGGACCTGGATCTATTCAAAAGCGGATTTCGCCGCAGTCGCCGTGACCATGGCACTCACCCTCGGGGTCGGCGTCGAGATCGGCGTTTCGGCGGGAGTGCTGCTCTCCATCCTGCTTTTTCTCTTCAAGACCTCGCGGCCGCATATCGCCGAAGTCGGGCTGGTGCCGGGCACCCAGCATTTCCGTAATATCCGTCGCCATGCGGTGCAGACCGTGCCGAGCGTGCTGACGATCCGGGTCGACGAGAGCCTCTATTTCGCCAATGCGCGTTATCTCGAGGATTATCTCTACGACCGGGTCGCCGGCGACCGCGGCCTGAAGCATGTGATCCTGATGTGTTCCGCGGTGAACGAGGTCGACAGCAGCGCGCTCGAATCTCTCGAGGCGATCAACAACCGGCTCCAGGCCATGGGCGTCTCGTTCCATCTCTCCGAGGTGAAGGGGCCGGTGATGGACCGGCTGCAGCGGGCGCATTTCCTTGACGAGCTGACCGGGCGGGTCTTTCTCTCGCAATACGAGGCCGCGACGGAACTCGATCCCTCCCTCTTGCAGCAGACGCCGCAATTGAGAAAGATCGCCTGA
- a CDS encoding bifunctional protein tyrosine phosphatase family protein/NAD(P)/FAD-dependent oxidoreductase produces MSDARKITESLSVRPQIQPDEVADFAAAGYRAIICNRPDGEGADQPTFEEIEAAAKKAGLEALYLPVTSGKVQDADAEAFGKALERLPKPVLAYCRSGTRSATLWALSEAKSRPLPEILQRAKDAGYDMSGVVRRIANGGKTPTDTGDASYEVVVVGGGAAGIAVASSLQARSPGLDIAIIDPADIHYYQPGWTMVGGGIFSAETTARTMGSLIPEGVHWIKSAVAAFEPENDAVILDGCRVVKYKRLVVCPGLKLDWHGVEGLVETLGKNGVTSNYRYDLAPYTWELVSGLKSGRAVFTQPPMPIKCAGAPQKAMYLSADHWLKSGRLKDIEVGFYNAGGVLFGVKEYVPALMEYVERYNAGLHFFHRLTAVDGAARKAWFEVAKPDTEKTTIEVEFDMMHVCPPQCAPDFIRVSPLADAAGWVDVDQQTLRHKTFQNVWSLGDVMNAPNAKTAAAARMQAPIVAENLVADMKSSGKQARYNGYGSCPLTVERGKIVLAEFGYGGALLPSFPDWLIDGTKPSWLAWLLKERFLPPFYWKGMLRGREWMVKPETVSAEPPAQL; encoded by the coding sequence ATGAGCGATGCGCGCAAGATCACCGAGTCCCTCTCGGTCCGCCCGCAGATCCAGCCGGACGAGGTCGCGGACTTCGCCGCGGCCGGCTACCGGGCCATCATCTGCAACCGTCCGGACGGCGAGGGCGCCGACCAGCCGACCTTCGAGGAGATCGAGGCGGCGGCGAAGAAGGCCGGGCTCGAGGCGCTCTACCTGCCGGTGACCTCCGGCAAGGTGCAGGACGCGGACGCCGAGGCCTTCGGCAAGGCGCTCGAGAGGCTGCCGAAGCCGGTGCTCGCCTACTGCCGTTCCGGCACCCGTTCCGCGACGCTCTGGGCGCTTTCCGAGGCCAAGAGCCGGCCGCTGCCGGAGATCCTGCAGCGCGCCAAGGATGCAGGCTACGACATGAGCGGCGTTGTCCGGCGCATCGCCAACGGCGGAAAGACGCCGACCGACACGGGCGACGCCTCTTACGAGGTCGTCGTGGTCGGCGGCGGGGCGGCCGGCATCGCCGTCGCCTCCAGCCTGCAGGCGCGCTCGCCCGGGCTCGACATCGCCATCATCGACCCGGCCGACATCCACTATTACCAGCCCGGCTGGACCATGGTCGGCGGCGGCATCTTCTCCGCCGAGACCACGGCCCGCACCATGGGCTCGCTGATCCCCGAGGGGGTGCACTGGATCAAGTCCGCCGTCGCCGCCTTCGAGCCGGAGAACGACGCCGTGATCCTCGACGGCTGCCGGGTGGTGAAATACAAGCGCCTCGTCGTCTGCCCGGGCCTGAAGCTCGACTGGCACGGCGTCGAGGGCCTGGTCGAGACCCTCGGCAAGAACGGCGTCACCTCGAACTACCGCTACGATCTCGCGCCCTATACCTGGGAGCTGGTGAGCGGGCTGAAATCCGGCCGCGCCGTCTTCACCCAGCCGCCGATGCCGATCAAATGCGCCGGTGCGCCGCAGAAGGCGATGTATCTCTCCGCCGACCACTGGCTGAAAAGCGGGCGTCTGAAGGATATCGAGGTCGGCTTCTACAATGCCGGCGGCGTGCTCTTCGGGGTAAAGGAGTACGTTCCGGCGCTGATGGAATATGTCGAGCGCTACAATGCCGGCCTGCATTTCTTCCATCGCCTGACCGCCGTCGACGGCGCGGCGAGGAAGGCCTGGTTCGAGGTCGCGAAGCCGGACACCGAAAAGACCACGATCGAGGTCGAGTTCGACATGATGCATGTCTGCCCGCCGCAATGCGCGCCTGACTTCATCCGCGTCTCGCCGCTCGCCGACGCGGCCGGCTGGGTCGATGTCGACCAGCAGACCCTGCGTCACAAGACCTTCCAGAACGTCTGGTCGCTCGGCGACGTGATGAACGCCCCGAACGCGAAGACCGCGGCGGCGGCCCGGATGCAGGCCCCGATCGTGGCCGAGAATCTCGTCGCCGACATGAAGAGCAGCGGAAAGCAGGCCCGCTACAACGGCTACGGCTCCTGTCCGCTGACCGTGGAGCGCGGCAAGATCGTGCTCGCCGAGTTCGGCTATGGCGGCGCGCTGCTGCCGAGCTTCCCCGACTGGCTGATCGACGGCACCAAGCCGAGCTGGCTCGCCTGGCTGTTGAAGGAACGCTTCCTGCCGCCCTTCTACTGGAAAGGCATGCTGCGTGGCCGCGAATGGATGGTGAAGCCGGAGACGGTCTCGGCCGAGCCGCCGGCCCAGCTCTGA
- a CDS encoding MBL fold metallo-hydrolase: MSNYPVDMSQKPEVTPFFDPATNTISYVVKDPNSKSCAVVDSVMDIDYAAGRITYEHADEIIAYVQEKGLEVEWLIETHVHADHLSAAPYIQEKCGGKLGIGRNITIVQETFGKVFNEGTEFQRDGSQFDRLFDDGDSYEIGGMHCFAMHTPGHTPACMTHVIGDAAFVGDTLFMPDGGSARADFPGGDAGTLYDSIQKVLALPDAMRLFMCHDYGPNGRDIQWETTVDSEKAENIHVGGGKSREEFVEMRTKRDAQLDMPRLILPSLQVNMRGGKMPPKDKDGRQFLKLPVNAL, encoded by the coding sequence ATGAGCAATTATCCCGTCGACATGAGCCAGAAGCCGGAGGTCACGCCCTTTTTCGACCCGGCGACCAACACCATCAGCTACGTGGTCAAGGACCCGAACTCGAAAAGCTGCGCCGTGGTCGACAGCGTGATGGATATCGATTACGCCGCCGGCCGCATCACCTACGAGCATGCCGACGAGATCATCGCCTATGTGCAGGAGAAGGGGCTCGAGGTCGAGTGGCTGATCGAGACCCATGTCCATGCCGACCATCTCTCCGCCGCGCCCTACATCCAGGAGAAATGCGGCGGCAAGCTCGGGATCGGCCGCAACATCACCATCGTGCAGGAGACCTTCGGCAAGGTGTTCAACGAGGGCACCGAGTTCCAGCGCGACGGCAGCCAGTTCGACCGGCTGTTCGATGACGGCGACAGCTACGAGATCGGCGGGATGCACTGCTTCGCCATGCATACGCCCGGACACACGCCCGCCTGCATGACCCACGTGATCGGTGATGCCGCCTTCGTCGGCGACACGCTTTTCATGCCGGACGGCGGCAGTGCCCGCGCCGATTTCCCGGGCGGCGACGCCGGCACGCTCTACGACTCGATCCAGAAGGTGCTCGCCCTGCCGGACGCGATGCGGCTCTTCATGTGCCACGATTACGGGCCGAACGGGCGCGACATCCAGTGGGAGACCACGGTCGACTCGGAGAAGGCCGAGAATATCCATGTCGGCGGCGGCAAGTCCCGCGAGGAGTTCGTCGAGATGCGCACCAAGCGCGACGCCCAGCTCGACATGCCGCGGCTCATCCTGCCCTCGCTGCAGGTGAACATGCGCGGCGGCAAGATGCCGCCGAAGGACAAGGACGGACGGCAGTTCCTGAAGCTGCCGGTAAACGCCCTCTGA